The Polluticoccus soli sequence CTTTCACCTTGCCGGTCCCGTACAGTTCAGCCGCTGCATCTACCCGTTGCTGGTAATACGGCAGCAACCGACCGTCGGCCGGATCTGTTTTACTAGTGGTAAGGAGCAAGGCTGTCTTGTTGCGGGGAAGTTCCTTAACATCGCTATACAGCCGGTCGCTGGCAGCATAAGACAAACCTATCTCGAGCGCCAGGAACACAAGCACAAGAGCTGTCGCAGTATAGAGCACCAGGTATTTGAGAAACTTCACTCCTTAAATATATTAAAACAACAGCCCCGGTAAAACTACCGGGGCTGTTTCACACACAAACAATCCATGAAAAAAACCTATTCTCCCTTATCGGCTCCAAGATCTTCGAGCATGCGTTTTGCAGCACGTTTATGCGTACCGCCTCCGCTTACTATCGATTGTAAGAGCTGAATGGCACTTTGCTTATTACCCATAGCCAGGTAACAGCGGGCTGCCTGTAGAGTTGCGTAATTTCTTTTTCCTCTTCCGCCTTCATTCATCTGTTGCTTGTACAGATCAAGGGCGGCTGAATATTTTCCCTGTCCATAGAGATCGTCGGCAGAGAAGTTAGCTACCGCTTCCTTCTCCCTGTGTTTATCTGCTACGCCACTATCCCCATCGTCACTGAATGCCCCCGCGCTAGCAGCTACAGGAGTATTAGATGTCCGGGGTGGCATCTTTTCTATCGTCTCATGTGCAGGCGGCGCCTCGGCCTGATGCTTATCTATAAGCGGAGCTTTGTACTGTGCTACCACCACTTCTTCGCGCTTAGGCGCTGCAGGTTTTGCTTTAGCCTCCGGCAGCTTTTGCGGTTCTACCGGTTTTGTATCTTTTTGCTGAACGACTGCTGGCTGCGGCAGAGGTTGTTGCACCGCCGGCTGTACAGGCTGAGGCTGACTACTAACAGCAGCTGCGACCTGTAATGGCGCAGGATCATCTTTCATTTCTACCAGATCGGCACTGGCCAATACGCGGTCATCTGAAGAAGCAGCGCTTTGCTCAGTTTGCAATGCTACAGTTTCGGTCACACTTGCAGCCTGGCCGGTTTTGAGTTGCTGACGTTGCTTTGCAAACCAGATCACTACTATACCTATTAATAATGCAGCAGCGAGCCCCGATGGTCTCCAGATGTTTTCGCCATGGAACCTTTTGCGCCGGCGCGGCTGCACCTGGGGCGCTATGGGCTGCGGCTGGGCCGGAGCTATAGAATTAAGATGAACCTTAGGCTGATGCAGGCTAAAGTGGTCTTTCAAAAAATCATTGGTCAGGTGGGTGACAACTTCGGTAGCATTGCCCTCACGTTGTTCAAATAAGCCCTCTACCGCCTCGTTGCAAAACGGACAGCTATTGAGATGCAGCTCTACGGCATAGCTCTCCTCATTGCTCATGGCGCCTCGCACGTAGCGCTTCATCTGCCTGGGTATCAGGCAGGCGCTTTCGCTAAAAATATATTTCAATTCCTCGTTGCTCATGACTTCACCTCCCTGATAGCTTCCATTTTAATTTTCAAATTTCTCCTACCATTCTGAATAGCACTTTTTACCTGCATGATGCTATAACCTGTTTTCGCCGATATTTCGGCATAGGTCATCTTCTGCAGGTAAAACATATCGACACAGGTCTTCTGTTCAGTATTCAGCTCAGCAATTGCGGCATCAAGCTTGTCGTAAAGCCTTTCCTCTTCAATTTTATGATGCAATTCGCTGTACGATTCCACATTTTCCGTGCTGGCGATCTCATTATTAACAACAGGTATAGGTTTGCGCAGCTGCATCAGGCAATGATTTTTTGATACCTGGTAGAGCCACGACTTAAAATGCTGTATCTCGAATCGCCTCAGGTCTTCCAGCAGTTTGATAAATACCTGCTGCGTTGCATCCTTGGCCGCCTCTGTGTTCCGCAGGTATTTTGCACATACGCCAAATACCAGGTGTCCATAGCGATCAAACAGGCAATTGACTGCCGCCGGCTCATTGCGGTGAGCATAGCGGAAGACCAATTCTTCATCTGATAATTTCTTATAATCTGCGGTCATCTTCTTTCCCTCCCTTTTAGCCCTTACGCCACTTACACTGTTCACATAATGTCTTCAAATCTTTCATTATAAATAGTTCAAAAACCGTTCCAAACCATATAAACGGAATACCTATGTTTTTCGCATGTTATCCGTTATATTTGCCCGCACTCAAAAAAATTATATACAACGATTTATGGAAATAATGTACCTCGTACCGGCATTCGGTGTTCTTGCATTATTGTACACATTCACAAAGGGCGCCTGGGTAAGCAAGCAGGACGCCGGCGGTGACCGGATGAAGGAAATTGCCAAGTACATAGCAGAAGGTGCTATGGCCTTTTTGAAAGCTGAGTATAAGATCTTAACATATTTCGTGGTTATTGCGGGTTTGCTGCTGGCTTTGATGGGGTATGCTAACCCCAAAAGCAGTCCGCTGATCGCAGGTGCCTTCGTTATCGGTGCCGTATTTAGCGCGATGGCCGGTTTCATCGGCATGAGCATAGCTACAAAAGCCAACGTGCGTACAGCTCAGGCAGCACGTACCAGCCTCAGCAAAGCATTGGCGGTATCATTTGGCGGCGGCTCAGTAATGGGACTCGGCGTTGCCGGTCTTGCCGTGTTGGGACTGGGGTCATTGTTCATCATCCTGAAAATGATCTTCGCACCAGACTCTGCTGTAGACAGCCTGGAAATGGAGCGTACCATTGAAGTACTGACGGGCTTCTCGCTCGGTGCTGAAAGTATCGCCCTTTTTGCCCGTGTGGGTGGCGGTATCTATACTAAAGCTGCCGACGTAGGCGCTGACCTTGTTGGTAAAGTAGAGGCTGGTATCCCTGAAGATGATCCCCGCAACCCTGCCACCATCGCTGATAACGTGGGTGATAACGTGGGTGACGTTGCCGGTATGGGCGCCGATCTTTTCGGTTCTTATGTGGCTACTGTTCTTGCAACTATGGTACTGGGCCGCGAGGTTTTGACCAACCCCGGCGTTGCTGACACTTTCAACGGTTTCGGTCCTATCCTGCTGCCTATGATGATAGCAGGCACAGGTATCATCCTGTCTATTATCGGCACCTGGTTCGTACGCATATCTGACAGTGCCGGTATCAGCACCGACGCCGTGCAAAAAGCGCTTAACCTGGGTAACTGGGGTTCTATGGTGCTGACAGCTGTCGTTGCATATTTCCTCGTGATGTACATACTGCCTGAGTCAATGACACTCCGCGGTCACACATTTAGTAATATGGAAGTGTTTGGCGCCATTATGATAGGCCTGGTAGTAGGTACACTCATGAGCATCATCACCGAGTATTATACAGCAATGGGCAAACGCCCTGTAATGAATATCATTCGCCAGTCAGCTACAGGTCACGCTACCAATGTAATTGGCGGTCTTGCAATGGGTATGGAAAGCACTTTCCTTCCGATCCTGGTGTTGGCAGGTGGTATCTGGGGTTCGTTCTGGATGGCAGGTCTTTATGGTGTTGCGATAGCAGCAGCAGGCATGATGGCTACCACAGCTATGCAGCTGGCGATCGACGCTTTCGGTCCAATAGCTGACAATGCGGGTGGTATTGCAGAGATGAGCGAACTGCCTAAAGAAGTACGTGAAAAAACAGACGTTCTGGATGCTGTTGGTAACACTACCGCAGCTACCGGTAAAGGTTTTGCCATTGCATCGGCAGCGCTTACTGCCCTTGCACTGTTTGCCGCTTATGTTGGTGTTGCGGGTATCGATGGTATCGATATTTACAAAGCCAACGTTCTGGCAATGCTGTTTGTAGGGGGTATGATACCTTTCATCTTTTCTTCGCTGGCCATCCGCGCTGTGGGTGAGGCTGCTATGGCGATGGTAGAAGAGGTTCGCCGCCAGTTTCGTACCATTCCGGGCATCATGGAAGGTACCGGCAAACCTGAATACGACAAATGCGTTGCTATCTCTACAGAAGCTTCTATCAAAAAAATGATACTGCCGGGTGCTATCGCACTGATGGCTCCGTTGCTGGTAGGTTTCTTGGTAGGTCCTGAAGCGCTCGGTGGTATGCTGGCAGGCGCAACAGTGAGCGGTGTACTGATGGGTATGTTCCAGAACAATGCCGGTGGCGCATGGGACAATGCTAAGAAATCGTTTGAGAAAGGCGTTGAGATCAACGGTGAGATCTACTACAAAAAATCAGAGCCACACAAAGCTTCTGTAACAGGTGATACAGTTGGAGATCCGTTCAAAGATACGTCTGGCCCTTCTATGAACATCCTGATCAAACTGATGTCGATCGTGGCGCTGGTTATTGCACCAACCATTGCAGATATACACGGTACAAGCAAAACCGAAGAGCATGCTAAAACTCCTGTAAAAAAGGAAGTAAAAACAGTTACTCCGGTTGTTACAATGAAATAAGTCGCACTACAACTAATAAAAATCCCCCACTAATAGCGGGGGATTTTTTATTTGGTATCGTTTGATATTAATTCTTTGGCTTGCTGTAGAGTTTACTCTTTACCAGGCCCAGTTTGTGCAGGAAGTGGATTATCGATACACGCAAAACGCCCCTGCCATATTTCATACTCCGGCTGAAGTTGATACTCGAGGCTTCTTCGAAATATTTAGTGGGGCATGTCACCTCTGCTATCTCATAGCCGTTCATGAATACCTGGGAGATCATCTCGTTATCGAAAACAAAATCGTCGCTGTTGTGGGTGAAGTCGATAGAACGGATCACCTCTGCAGAGAACGCGCGGTAACCAGTGTGGTATTCACTCAGCTTTTGCCCGATCATGATGTTTTCAAACAGCGTGAGCATACGATTGAAGATGTACTTGTACATCGGCATACCACCTTTTAACGCGCCCATACCAAGGATACGGGAGCCGAATGCTACGGGATAAACATCGTAGGCTATTACAGCGGTCATCGCGTGTATCAGCTTAGGTGTGTACTGGTAGTCGGGGTGCACCATGATCACGATGTCAGCACCTATCTCTAAAGCCTTTTTATAGCAGCTTTTTTGATTACCGCCGTACCCTGTATTCTTCTCGTGACGAACGATATGTTTGATGCCGAGCTGATGCCCAACTTCAACCGTGTTGTCCGGACTATTGTCGTCAACCAATACTACATCGTCTACTATATCGAAAGGGATTTCGTTGTACGTACGCTCCAGCGTCAAAGCCGCCCTGTAAGCAGGCAGAACAACAACTATTTTCTTACCATTTAACATGAGTGCGCAAAGCTAGCAATTAATTCGCCACTTTAGAATCACCGTCCCGAGGCTTCATGCCGGTGACGATCAAATTGCTTGAGGCCTTTCCGAGCAGTGTACCATTGGTATGCTCCACCCTGCACTCCACGTGAATGATCTTTTTGCCCTCACGTATCACTTCCGCCGTGGCTCGCAGGCGGTCGCCCTGCTTTATGGCATATAAGAAATCTACATTCAGATTAAGCGAGGTGTAATGGTTGTCGGTATCCAAGCTAACTACACTCCACCCTATCACTTCGTCCATTACCAGTGCCATCATTCCACCGTGAATATTGCCATATGGGTTGGTCATATCATATTTTACCTCGAGGCTGATAGTTGCCTTGCCTTTTTCAATATGCTCCAGCGTAAACTCCAGCCAGTTGCCTGCCGGAGAGCGAGAGTCTGTTATCTTTTTGCCTAGGAAATTGTCTTTGATATAATGCAATACCTGTCCCGCAGGTGCTTCTTTATAACCCATATTATTTCTTTTTCCTTTCTTTTTTATCTCTCAGGTCTATTACCATTTCGATCATTTTATCAATACGGCGCTGGCGGGTTTCCGGCTTTTTTGCTTCTTCGATCGCTTCTACATATTCACGTTTGTGCGAGAACGACATGGAATTGAAAAAAGCTTCGAGTTCGGGAAATTCTGCCATTGCTTTGACTGCATCTTTGGGCAGTTTGACGGTGCGGTTCACGTAATCGATACCGGCAGTTTTGCGCTCTTCCATCGGGATATCGCGCTTATACTTTGCGTTAGGATCTTTCTTTTTGATGCGGATGCCAGACCAATCATCACTAAGGGCTGCCGAGCTGGTGATCAAGTAATCTGTTTCCGAAATAAAAGACCAGCTATCCATTTTCAGCAGGTCTGAATTAAGGCCGCTCGACTTTTTAGGATAACCCAACCAAAACATCGCATTTTCTGTCAGGCGCGGGATGATATTGTCAAATGCTTCCTTTAAAGTTTTTTGATCTACCGCAT is a genomic window containing:
- a CDS encoding glycosyltransferase family 2 protein, translating into MLNGKKIVVVLPAYRAALTLERTYNEIPFDIVDDVVLVDDNSPDNTVEVGHQLGIKHIVRHEKNTGYGGNQKSCYKKALEIGADIVIMVHPDYQYTPKLIHAMTAVIAYDVYPVAFGSRILGMGALKGGMPMYKYIFNRMLTLFENIMIGQKLSEYHTGYRAFSAEVIRSIDFTHNSDDFVFDNEMISQVFMNGYEIAEVTCPTKYFEEASSINFSRSMKYGRGVLRVSIIHFLHKLGLVKSKLYSKPKN
- a CDS encoding RNA polymerase sigma factor, with the translated sequence MTADYKKLSDEELVFRYAHRNEPAAVNCLFDRYGHLVFGVCAKYLRNTEAAKDATQQVFIKLLEDLRRFEIQHFKSWLYQVSKNHCLMQLRKPIPVVNNEIASTENVESYSELHHKIEEERLYDKLDAAIAELNTEQKTCVDMFYLQKMTYAEISAKTGYSIMQVKSAIQNGRRNLKIKMEAIREVKS
- a CDS encoding sodium-translocating pyrophosphatase, which encodes MEIMYLVPAFGVLALLYTFTKGAWVSKQDAGGDRMKEIAKYIAEGAMAFLKAEYKILTYFVVIAGLLLALMGYANPKSSPLIAGAFVIGAVFSAMAGFIGMSIATKANVRTAQAARTSLSKALAVSFGGGSVMGLGVAGLAVLGLGSLFIILKMIFAPDSAVDSLEMERTIEVLTGFSLGAESIALFARVGGGIYTKAADVGADLVGKVEAGIPEDDPRNPATIADNVGDNVGDVAGMGADLFGSYVATVLATMVLGREVLTNPGVADTFNGFGPILLPMMIAGTGIILSIIGTWFVRISDSAGISTDAVQKALNLGNWGSMVLTAVVAYFLVMYILPESMTLRGHTFSNMEVFGAIMIGLVVGTLMSIITEYYTAMGKRPVMNIIRQSATGHATNVIGGLAMGMESTFLPILVLAGGIWGSFWMAGLYGVAIAAAGMMATTAMQLAIDAFGPIADNAGGIAEMSELPKEVREKTDVLDAVGNTTAATGKGFAIASAALTALALFAAYVGVAGIDGIDIYKANVLAMLFVGGMIPFIFSSLAIRAVGEAAMAMVEEVRRQFRTIPGIMEGTGKPEYDKCVAISTEASIKKMILPGAIALMAPLLVGFLVGPEALGGMLAGATVSGVLMGMFQNNAGGAWDNAKKSFEKGVEINGEIYYKKSEPHKASVTGDTVGDPFKDTSGPSMNILIKLMSIVALVIAPTIADIHGTSKTEEHAKTPVKKEVKTVTPVVTMK
- a CDS encoding tetratricopeptide repeat protein, producing the protein MSNEELKYIFSESACLIPRQMKRYVRGAMSNEESYAVELHLNSCPFCNEAVEGLFEQREGNATEVVTHLTNDFLKDHFSLHQPKVHLNSIAPAQPQPIAPQVQPRRRKRFHGENIWRPSGLAAALLIGIVVIWFAKQRQQLKTGQAASVTETVALQTEQSAASSDDRVLASADLVEMKDDPAPLQVAAAVSSQPQPVQPAVQQPLPQPAVVQQKDTKPVEPQKLPEAKAKPAAPKREEVVVAQYKAPLIDKHQAEAPPAHETIEKMPPRTSNTPVAASAGAFSDDGDSGVADKHREKEAVANFSADDLYGQGKYSAALDLYKQQMNEGGRGKRNYATLQAARCYLAMGNKQSAIQLLQSIVSGGGTHKRAAKRMLEDLGADKGE
- a CDS encoding YdeI/OmpD-associated family protein; the protein is MSVVSKLKLTTEKPLVLLYAPKEEQVLFSECDIKTRLPKSGEIDQVVVYAVDQKTLKEAFDNIIPRLTENAMFWLGYPKKSSGLNSDLLKMDSWSFISETDYLITSSAALSDDWSGIRIKKKDPNAKYKRDIPMEERKTAGIDYVNRTVKLPKDAVKAMAEFPELEAFFNSMSFSHKREYVEAIEEAKKPETRQRRIDKMIEMVIDLRDKKERKKK
- a CDS encoding PaaI family thioesterase; amino-acid sequence: MGYKEAPAGQVLHYIKDNFLGKKITDSRSPAGNWLEFTLEHIEKGKATISLEVKYDMTNPYGNIHGGMMALVMDEVIGWSVVSLDTDNHYTSLNLNVDFLYAIKQGDRLRATAEVIREGKKIIHVECRVEHTNGTLLGKASSNLIVTGMKPRDGDSKVAN